In Cetobacterium sp. 8H, one genomic interval encodes:
- a CDS encoding ORF6C domain-containing protein, translated as MESITKKEIKYITSLELLEEINFFRKQEGNRTKLKHYDLLKIIRDEFEEEIGAGKISESSYKNSQNKEYPMFELIISQAKQILVRESKFVRKSIIKKLDEIENRSLEIQNENKNVIKATRNFLMVVTNQENRLRELEQKIETITSFITPEDRFNLKKAIDFKVYERANYQNMNDDRSLLYRNLYKDLKNKFRITKMEDIKKSDLSDILDFICNWREDKNLKRR; from the coding sequence ATGGAATCAATTACCAAGAAAGAAATTAAATATATAACTAGCTTAGAATTGCTAGAAGAGATTAATTTTTTCAGAAAACAAGAGGGGAATAGAACAAAATTAAAGCATTATGATCTCCTAAAAATAATTAGAGATGAATTCGAAGAAGAAATAGGAGCAGGAAAAATTTCCGAGTCCTCTTATAAAAATTCACAAAATAAAGAATATCCAATGTTTGAATTAATAATTTCACAAGCAAAACAAATTCTAGTAAGAGAAAGCAAATTTGTAAGAAAGTCAATTATAAAGAAATTAGATGAGATTGAGAATAGATCTTTAGAAATTCAAAATGAAAATAAAAATGTAATAAAAGCTACTAGAAATTTTCTTATGGTTGTTACTAATCAGGAGAACAGATTAAGAGAGTTAGAGCAGAAAATAGAAACAATCACGAGTTTTATTACACCTGAAGATAGATTCAATTTAAAAAAAGCAATAGATTTCAAAGTATATGAAAGAGCAAACTATCAAAATATGAATGATGATAGAAGTCTTTTATATAGGAATTTATATAAGGATTTAAAAAATAAATTTAGGATCACAAAAATGGAGGATATTAAAAAAAGTGATCTAAGTGATATTCTAGATTTTATATGCAATTGGAGAGAAGATAAAAATTTAAAGAGAAGATAA
- a CDS encoding ribbon-helix-helix protein, CopG family, with protein sequence MKRNKITLKLDEQLDKKLSKKAKQLKISKKLILKIALEKLLEDMEVLGVEL encoded by the coding sequence ATGAAGAGGAATAAAATTACCCTGAAACTAGATGAACAACTGGATAAAAAATTAAGTAAAAAAGCCAAACAACTTAAAATCTCAAAGAAACTAATCCTTAAAATAGCTTTAGAAAAGTTATTAGAAGATATGGAAGTTTTAGGGGTTGAGTTATGA